Part of the Opitutales bacterium genome is shown below.
AGGACCCTAACCCAAATACAGAGTGTTTAACATTAGCGTGAATTCGCGTCCATTCGCGGATAGATCTAACTTTTTCCCGCAGAGTCCCATTCAGCTCACGCCGCCAACGGAGTGGGTAATGCTGAGCCAGGTTTCGCCATCACATGCAGATAGACCCGCGTTGTGCTGACGTCCTTGTGTCCCAATAAGTCCTGCACCGTTCGGATATCCGTTCCTTGTTCCAAAAGATGCGTCGCAAAACAGTGCCGCAATACGTGGGTGGTGACGCGCTTAGAGATCCCCGCGCGTTCTTTTGCGGGACGGAATTGGTTTAAATAGACATCTGGGTGGATGTGGTGACGCCGGCGCACCTGAGAACGCGGGTCGACACTTTCCTGTTCTGCCGGCCAGAGCCAGAACCACTCCCAAGCCTCTGCCTGAGTTGAGAATTTACGCTGTAACCCTTCGCGAGGCAGTGCCACCCCCGCTGCGCCGGCTCGCCGATCTGCTTCCCAAAGCGCCCGGGCATGATTAAGCTGCTGCCGAATTTCCTCTTCGAGACAGGCAGGTAGCGGCACCACGCGATCTTTGTCCCCCTTTCCCCCGCGCACCTGAATCTGCCCTCGTTCCAAGTCCAGATCCTTCACACGCAGCCGCACCAGCTCACTCCGCCGCAACCCCGTTGCATACTGCAATCGGGCCATCGTGCGATACCGGACGGAAATGCAGTCAAACAACTTCGACACCTCGTTGCGCGATAAAACTACTGGCAAGTGCTTCTTACCCCGCGCTCGCTCAAAGTCTGAAAAATCTCCCAAAGCGAGCCCATAGACATCGCGCAGTAAGTAGACGCAGGCATTCAATGCTTGTTTCTGCGTTGCGACAGATACGCCACGCCGCACTACCAGATCCGTCAGGAAACACTTTAAACTCTCCTGCCGATCCTCAGCTCTAGGCCGCTGACTACGAAATTCGATAAATCTCCGCATCCAAGCCAGGTAACTCCGCTCGGTGGCTTGGGCCTTCCCTTGTAAACGTAACTTCGCTCGAGCCCGCTCAATAGGCTCCTTCGGCAAGCCATCACTTTCT
Proteins encoded:
- a CDS encoding integron integrase — its product is MKRIVFKNWEGHLDSSGLDAKRVLGHRITIRWYFSWCKRRGCAATSESAREFVSEITAAKQAAEWQVERWKDALRWLFANAPVKIPIALHKKERNEGTHTNGAPKARHSRETESDGLPKEPIERARAKLRLQGKAQATERSYLAWMRRFIEFRSQRPRAEDRQESLKCFLTDLVVRRGVSVATQKQALNACVYLLRDVYGLALGDFSDFERARGKKHLPVVLSRNEVSKLFDCISVRYRTMARLQYATGLRRSELVRLRVKDLDLERGQIQVRGGKGDKDRVVPLPACLEEEIRQQLNHARALWEADRRAGAAGVALPREGLQRKFSTQAEAWEWFWLWPAEQESVDPRSQVRRRHHIHPDVYLNQFRPAKERAGISKRVTTHVLRHCFATHLLEQGTDIRTVQDLLGHKDVSTTRVYLHVMAKPGSALPTPLAA